The following coding sequences lie in one Flavobacterium cyclinae genomic window:
- a CDS encoding restriction system-associated AAA family ATPase, whose translation MKLLKLTLFSSFRGLPKGFELNFRKDNYTEIDIHDPICLVGLNGSGKSNTLEALSEIFYFLELKTIVEGKEKLDLDTRYKDVGFEIHYKISKNKWLFAYSRIIEQNLPLLNKNEDVIIICRKEIGKDLAMFVSQYSNFKNSYPLNESIWKEILPNNVIGYSSGQNELISNPFIKLDYYYFDQFIKSTSEDNFVSNTNVNRMFFMDYNSNELVVLSNYLFNDHKEFKWKDEKEFNTKLKINELHSFSITIRYRNYDGKPIEFPSEINLGIEKLKQCATSYYDNREELEKNTSRSKSARITILNFFTDKTVRSAFQKTFNRPFEIFKLLYLLRLMNIHCTSPTNRNSIKNASRGTNLSDLIPKPAIENLVFKIDNINFIKTNVVEPVPYKNLSDGEHQLLHVIGTLRLMQENDTFFILDEPETHFNPEWRAKMINLIMSNNQVVFKEQDHFITSHSPFIISDCKPNNVYIFNREKSGKLKVETAAQKRLNTFGTSVNILTEEIFNKNESQGDYSNKEINKIKKRKLDSPEKIQKAKEDSRLLGDSVEKTLLFRTLLLKEEKIKKDKE comes from the coding sequence ATGAAGCTTTTGAAACTTACCTTATTTAGTTCTTTTAGAGGTTTACCAAAAGGATTTGAATTAAATTTTAGAAAAGATAATTATACTGAAATAGACATTCATGACCCAATTTGTCTAGTTGGTTTAAACGGCAGTGGAAAATCCAATACACTTGAGGCGTTAAGTGAGATATTCTATTTTTTAGAACTCAAAACAATTGTTGAAGGTAAAGAAAAGCTAGATCTTGATACAAGATATAAAGACGTAGGTTTTGAAATTCATTATAAAATTAGCAAAAACAAATGGCTATTTGCATATAGTAGAATTATTGAACAAAACCTTCCCTTGTTGAATAAAAATGAAGATGTAATAATTATTTGTAGAAAAGAGATTGGGAAAGATTTAGCGATGTTTGTATCGCAATATTCAAATTTTAAAAATAGTTATCCATTAAATGAATCGATTTGGAAAGAAATCTTACCAAATAATGTAATAGGATATAGTAGTGGACAAAATGAATTAATTAGTAATCCGTTTATAAAACTAGATTATTACTATTTCGACCAATTTATAAAAAGCACAAGCGAAGATAATTTTGTAAGCAACACAAATGTTAACCGTATGTTTTTTATGGATTACAATTCTAATGAATTAGTTGTTTTGTCTAACTATTTATTTAATGATCATAAAGAATTCAAATGGAAAGACGAAAAAGAGTTTAACACTAAGCTCAAGATTAATGAATTACACTCATTTTCAATTACAATAAGATATAGAAATTATGATGGAAAACCAATTGAATTTCCATCTGAAATAAATCTTGGTATTGAAAAGTTAAAACAATGCGCTACTTCATATTATGATAATAGAGAGGAACTTGAAAAAAATACATCAAGAAGTAAAAGTGCAAGAATTACTATTTTAAATTTTTTTACAGACAAAACTGTTAGAAGTGCATTTCAAAAAACTTTTAACAGACCATTTGAAATATTCAAATTATTGTATTTATTGCGTTTAATGAATATACATTGCACAAGTCCAACAAATAGAAATAGTATTAAAAATGCATCAAGAGGAACTAATTTAAGTGACCTTATACCAAAACCAGCGATAGAAAATTTAGTTTTTAAAATTGATAATATCAATTTCATTAAAACAAATGTTGTTGAACCTGTTCCATATAAAAATTTAAGTGATGGTGAACATCAATTGTTACATGTTATTGGAACCTTACGTTTAATGCAAGAAAATGATACTTTTTTCATATTAGATGAACCAGAAACGCATTTTAATCCAGAATGGCGAGCTAAAATGATTAATCTTATAATGTCGAACAATCAAGTTGTCTTTAAAGAGCAAGATCACTTTATTACTTCTCATTCTCCATTTATTATTTCAGATTGTAAACCAAACAATGTATATATTTTTAATAGAGAAAAATCTGGAAAACTAAAAGTAGAAACCGCAGCACAAAAAAGGTTAAATACTTTTGGAACTTCGGTAAATATTCTTACTGAAGAAATCTTTAATAAAAATGAAAGCCAAGGAGATTATTCTAATAAAGAAATAAATAAAATAAAAAAACGAAAATTGGATAGTCCTGAAAAAATTCAAAAAGCAAAAGAGGATTCTAGGCTTTTAGGCGACTCTGTCGAAAAAACGTTGTTATTTAGAACATTATTATTAAAAGAAGAAAAAATAAAAAAAGATAAAGAATGA